The Aspergillus chevalieri M1 DNA, chromosome 5, nearly complete sequence genome includes a region encoding these proteins:
- a CDS encoding MFS transporter (COG:P;~EggNog:ENOG410Q4J8;~InterPro:IPR020846,IPR011701,IPR036259;~PFAM:PF07690;~TransMembrane:14 (i12-36o48-68i80-99o105-128i140-163o169-191i212-232o244-261i282-298o318-339i346-366o378-399i411-431o454-474i);~go_function: GO:0022857 - transmembrane transporter activity [Evidence IEA];~go_process: GO:0055085 - transmembrane transport [Evidence IEA]), whose product MITSSLNRTASLATLAIVCLVFFVDIANLGMANIALPTIQKALGYDEGSLQWVLTAYSLTFGGFLMAGGRLGDIFGHRHVLLFGMTLFNIATLVCALVNDKIGLVVGRAFQGVAAAFTIPSAQSLVALSFEDSAARVKAFGAWGACGSSGFVFGPILGGVFTSLVSWEWIFWISLIVEGALEIAAIALLLTNNLPDAVAADSNKWSNLHIRLDALGTFFSVSGLILLVYGLTNGNVHGWDKADVIATLVVAVALLSIFVFVEFKVSPDPILPRHLWDDRIKVLGCAVAALTYAVWQGSNYLLTLQLQNFGYSALSTALHFLPLGITACVVNFVIPFLLAPVGPRNLLITSWILGLVGVVLLTRMGNSNEYWQFCLPGMILYIAGIGTVYFVGNVTVIATAKEEHQGTVSGVYNMFLNVGGAVLGVAVLTVISDSVASSNGGKSNPQANLEGYRAGYYAAIAMIAIGLILSVFFVHKKKGHQQKQQPQRQGREQQGYEQQSEADKKKAEKEETPVSGTEAASATVGEETESRTKGRIRAAGSSEEENGAV is encoded by the exons ATGATCACCAGCTCGTTGAATCGGACCGCGTCGCTTGCGACCTTGGCTATAGT ATGCCTCGTTTTCTTTGTTGACATTGCAAATCTGGGCATGGCCAACATCGCCCTTCCGACCATTCAGAAAGCTCTTGGTTATGACGAAGGATCGCTGCAATGGGTTCTGACAGCTTATTCGCTGACG TTTGGCGGCTTTCTAATGGCTGGAGGTCGTCTTGGTGATATTTTCGGCCATAGACATGTCCTCCTTTTCGGCATGACGCTGTTCAACATTGCAACGCTGGTCTGTGCTCTTGTTAATGATAAAATTGGACTTGTTGTTGGGAGAGCGTTTCAAG GGGTTGCGGCGGCTTTCACAATCCCTTCAGCGCAGTCCCTGGTTGCCTTGTCATTTGAGGATTCTGCAGCGCGGGTCAAAGCTTTTGGCGCTTGGGGTGCGTGCGGTTCGAGTGGCTTTGT tttcggacccatccttGGCGGCGTGTTCACCTCGCTTGTCTCTTGGGAATGG ATATTCTGGATCTCCCTCATCGTCGAAGGCGCCCTTGAGATCGCGGCCATTGCTCTTCTGCTTACAAACAATTTGCCTGACGCGGTAGCCGCAGACAGCAACAAATGGTCGAATTTGCATATTCGGCTTGATGCGCTTGGCACTTTCTTTTCCGTGTCAGGTctgatcctcctcgtctACGGGCTAACGAATGGCAATGTCCACGGTTGGGACAAAGCGGATGTTATTGCAACTTTGGTTGTTGCCGTAGCATTACTGTCAATCTTCGTATTTGTTGAGTTCAAGGTCTCCCCTGACCCTATTCTGCCTCGTCATCTTTGGGACGATCGAATCAAAGTTCTGGGCTGTGCGGTAGCTGCCTTGACATATGCGGTATGGCAGGGTTCAAACTATCTATTGACTCTTCAGCTTCAGA ATTTCGGATACTCCGCCCTATCAACAGCCCTCCACTTCCTTCCACTAGGTATAACCGCCTGTGTCGTCAACTTCGTCATTCCCTTTCTCCTGGCCCCCGTTGGTCCCCGCAATTTGCTTATTACCAGCTGGATCCTAGGTCTGGTGGGTGTTGTTTTGCTCACTCGCATGGGCAACAGCAATGAATATTGGCAATTCTGTCTTCCTGGCATGATACTGTATATTGCCGGCATCGGAACGGTGTACTTCGTTGGCAATGTGACGGTCATTGCTACAGCGAAGGAAGAGCATCAGGGGACTGTCTCTGGCGTTTACAAC ATGTTCCTCAACGTTGGCGGCGCCGTTCTTGGTGTTGCAGTACTGACTGTGATCTCTGACTCTGTTGCATCAAGTAACGGCGGGAAGAGCAACCCCCAGGCAAACCTGGAGGGTTACCGCGCTGGATACTATGCTGCCATCGCTATGATTGCCATCGGACTTATTCTGTCGGTTTTCTTCGTACATAAAAAGAAGGGCCatcagcagaagcagcagccaCAGCGGCAAGGAAGAGAACAACAGGGATACGAACAGCAAAGCGAAGCTGACAAGAAGAAAgcggaaaaggaagaaaccCCGGTTTCTGGAACTGAGGCGGCAAGCGCAACAGTTGGTGAAGAGACCGAAAGCAGAACAAAGGGACGAATCAGGGCGGCTGGGTCTTCAGAAGAGGAGAATGGTGCTGTCTGA